The genome window aaacatgcagaCATATAAAAAAATCTGGATAGCACAACCTTTTGGCaacaaagttatttttctcttagtttaAGCTTAAATGTCTGAGaacagttttattaaaacaaaggaaaactcaGATTATCATGCAGTGACATGCATAAACcagaaggagcaaggaaaaaatattaaaggatatTTGAttcctccttccagctctgaagtgaccaaaatttttgtttttaataatcatCACATTATAAAAAGTATTCAGCAAAATACTGTCTCTGCAAAGAAAGATTTTACCCTTCAGCTGAAAAAATATGGGCCCTCCTGGCAAACTtcatcttcttctctctccttctacaaAAAAGTCCAAGTACCTGGAAATTCACAATCCCcctgctctttcatttttttcccctttcactaGACtctttttagtattatttatccaccaccaaaggaaacaaaaacaaacccaaagaacaaacaaacaaacaaaaacctccgatgcttttttttctttaaaaaaaaaaaaagtgggaaaagcATAAAGTGACTTTAAAAACAGACATTCTGTAAACTCCAGAcctttgttccttctctctgggcAGCTTAGTGACCGCAGGAGAAATAACGCTAAGAGGGAACAGTACATTCAGTCAAGACTGCTGGAAGCTGTGTCAGAGAGCAACCTTCCCTACTACTCCATTTCAAAAGAGTCACccctgtgtgtggggggaggaaaTGCTAGGGGGGGGGTTGCCTGAGAAGAGGTGAGGTAGGGCAGGGAGAAAGTGAGAGCTGGGTGCGGAAAAGATAATGCCTCATTTCAGCAACAGGGATGAATGCAAAAATACCCATATTTTTAGGGAAAATTTGGACAgagatgtgtgtatatgtaaatgCACATGCACGTAcacgtacatacatatatatgtgtatatatatacacacacacctatgtAGATATAATCTCATCGgttaaatttttcataaaaaataaatcatttaaagcTTATATACCTACAAATTCTCTTTACTCCAGTGCACTGCACTGGATCGCCAAGTGCCttggagattttattttgctGAGAGAACAtgttgtgtattatatatatatgtatatgtatgtatgtgcgtgtgtatatacacacacgcgcacacacacacacacacacacaccatatacacAGCTTTGAATTCTACACACCTGTTGTGTGGGCAGTGACAAAGGATGAAAAAATGAGCCTGTTTTCCCATCactgaggagaaggagaaatgggtATGAGTGAGCGAAAACAGAAAGATGGTGAAATGAGGTGGCTGGTTGAGGCCTGCCTTTCTGCAAGAAGATTTTTGAAAGAGATGGGTGAAGGctttagagagaagggagaggaggggggaaaagggcagaggagcAAACTCAGCAACACAGCTTTTGGAAAGTGGGGCTTGAGGACATAGATCTGTTACAAGGCAGGTTTAGTGATGGCTGCTCCTTCTCCCCGCAGATCAAACTGCCCTGAGGCCTGAGAGGGAAGCGCTCGGAAAAGGAGGGGTGCTGAGGGGCCACCCCTATACGGCGGTAGAAGCCCCACGGCGGGCCTCTGAGGCATTTCTGTAAGAAACATGATTTCCGAGCAGATGGAAGACCGTCTCCTCCGGCCACGTGCAGGCCCCCAACCTGGGACATTCCCCCAGCGGCCTGGGGACCCGATGTAGGGAAGAGTTTGGGGTGGACACAGCCCAGTTTAGCTCAAgagtctcacacacacatacacacacacgcacacacacgcgtgcgcgcgcgcgcacacccacacacccacacacataacACTCACGCGAGCACGCACACTCGCGCGCATCCCCGCACGCAGGCGCGCGTGCGTGCGGCGGGCAGCAAGCTCTGCGCTTTGGTGCGCTCcttaccccctccccctctcGGGTCTTCGAGGGGGAACCGAGGGAGACGTGGGGGGAACCGTGAGGTGCTTGGGTCGGGCGAGGCTTGGGCGGGCCCCGCCTTCAGTCCCCCGCAGGTCCTTGGCGCGGCCCAGCGGCCCCTGGATCAAGACGATCCGCACTGAACAAAGCGGGCTAGACGCCACCTTTCCGCCCCCACGCCTTGGTTAAGGGGGGGCAGCAAAGGGAGGGCGCCTCCTGCCCTGGCCCCCGACCGTTGGCCGGTGTGAAAGGGTGGAAACGGGGGACATCGAAGGGGAACAAGGGACCTTACGTCCATGGAGAGGCCAGGGCGCGGCCCCTGCGCCTCCGTGGCTAGCTTTCCCCGCTGCTTTCAGGCGAGCAGCTGGGAGACACTGCAGGGGAAAAGTGGGGATCTGGGGGCCCGAGCCTCAGGCGCAGGTGGTGACCACAGGGGCCAGGGACACGGGGGGCGCCGAGGACGCAGAGGGCGCACCCCCCTTCTCcgctttcttctccttttgcttGAGGTGGATCTTGGCGTGGCGCTTGCGCTCGTCGCTGCGCGCAAACTTGCGCCCACAGAACTCGCAGGCAAAGGGCTTCTCGCCCGTATGCGTGCGGATATGAGTGGTAAGGTGGTCGCTGCGACTGAAGCTCCGCATGCAGATCCGGCACTGGAAGGGCTTGTGGCCCGTGTGGATGCGCAGGTGCCGGGTCAGCTCGTCCGAGCGACTGAAACGGCGGTCGCAGCCCTCCGCCGGGCACGCGTGGGGCCGCTCGTGGAGCGGGGTCTTGCTGGGTCGGTTGGGATACTTGCGGGGCCGGATGGGCTTGAGCGTGAGCGGCGGCTGGGGCAGGCTGCCAAAGCCCGGGTGGATCTGCTTGTCTTTGAACGCCTTGATGGTCTCCAGGGGGGTAATAGGGGGCGGGTTGACCCGGATGGGGTCCATGCCCTGGAAGGGCTTGTGCTCCGGAATGGAGCCCATGTCGTTGGGGTGGTGGTATAGGTTGTAGTCAGGAATCATGGGGAAGAGATTGCTGTCCAAGGCCGGCTTGGCCGATTGGTAATCCTGGGGGGAATAGGCGAGCCCGGGGTTGCCTTGGGGGTCGTGGAAAGACACAGGCTCCGAGTAGAGATCACTGCAGTTAGAATAGGGGGGCAGCGCCGGGTACATGGCCTCCACGTCGCCCTGCGGCGGCTGCACCATGCTGGCCGTGGAGGTCTGCGTGCTGAGTGCCCCTGAGGCAGGGGGCACCCCCAAGATGCCGGCGCTCATGAGGCTAATGATGTTGTCCTGACACCAGTTGGAAGGGGAGTCGAAGGCGAACTTTCCCAAGTAGGTCACGGTCTTGTTGCCGGGGGCTGGCTGGAAGGAGCCCGAATAAGAGAGTTCCGGGTTGGGCTTCTCGTTGGTCAGACCGATGTCCATCACATTCTCTGCGGAGAgcggggaagagaggggaggggtgagtGAAGCCGAGCCGGCTCCCGGGCCGGGGCGCCCAGGTCCTCGCCCAGGTGTGGAGGGTGCGGCCGGGTGGAGCGAAGAGCGCGCGGGGTAGGAGGAAAGCTGCGCCTGAGCGCAAAGCGGGCGGTGCCGCGCTCCCGGGCGCAACCTGGATACAGCAAAATACTACGGATCGGGGTGTGGAGTGGCGGCTGCACACACACACCGCACACGCCGCGCACACACTCACGTatcacacgcgcacacacacacacgcgcgcacgcgaGAAGCATTGTTGTTGTTTCCGAGGTGGGGCGGGCAGGTAGCAGCAGCTACAGGTAGTTTGAGACCCGGAGCGCGCCGGGCTCTCGCTCTCTAGCGCACGGAACTCGGCCTCTTCCCCTAGCCCAGTCCGCGCCGGGACGCCGCGCCTTTCCTGCCCGGACGAAGCCCCCATTGCGCACCACGCCCGGGTCGCCGACCCGGAGCGCTCCGACGCTTTGTCCTCCGCGCGTAGAGGGGTTCTGCCCGCAAAGGGAGCTCTCCCGCCGCCTTCCCGTGACCCAACCTTCGCCAGGCCTGGAGGAGCTTTCGGCTCTTGCTGCAGGGGGGAAAGCCCAGCCTCAGCTAGCGAGGGTGGAGGGCGGCCGAAAACCGGCCCGCGTCTCCATGGCGGGAGTGGCCGCTCTTCCCAAGCCCCGTGGCTGGGGATCGCCCCCCGTGATGGCCCCCGCGCGGGTGGACCCCCCTCCCTCTTCCCGCCGTCCCCACACCCCCACGGCTTTGCTGAACGCCCCGGAAAGGCAGCGTCGCAGTACCTCTCCCACCGCGGGGACTCCACGCCGCACATGGCTCCATCCCGGGTGGGAGGCTGAGGGAGTAAGGGGGGAGAGCGCGGGTGAAAGGGACGCTGGGCTCCTCCCGGGAAAGGGGGAGACAGCACCACGCCTTGCGCGCAGCCTGGCGATCGCGCCCCCTAAGTGGAGAACCCCAGAGCCGCTCGCACCTACCTCCCTCTGGTCGGCGGCTGCCCCCACCCGGGAGAACCGAAGCCTCTACCGTGGCGTCGCCAACCGAGCCTTCCCGATCTGGGAGGGCGGGAGGAGTGGGTGGGAAAAGCAACTCGCCCCCCGGAAAATTCCCAGCGCGCCCCCCacctctccatccatccatccatccatccatccacccatctatccattcatccgtccatccatccatccatccatccatccatagatCGCCAGCTcgttccctcctcctcttcctctcttcccctctccttcctcgcTGCCTCGCCGCCTCCCCGCCGCCCTTACCTGTAGCCATCTGATTATAATGGGCTACCGAGTCGCTGCTGCCAGAGAAGAGGTTGAGCGCGCTGGGGATCTCCTCGGGGTACAGATTGTCAGGCAGTTGGTTTAGCAAACTGCTCATGGTCACCGGCAGCTTCTCGGCGAGTTTGCCGGTCATAGCACTCCCgagctgccgccgccgccaccgccgccaccgccgccgctcGCTCCTAACGCAGCTTCCAGGCAAGCGGCATCCGAGAGGCGATCCGTGGTGCAGGGGAAAAGCATGCGAGAGGGAAAGttcggggggagggggagggaagaggggaaggggtgggccaGAGGAGGGGATCTTCTCTttttggggtgggtgggagataGGGCAAAAGGGGGTAATCCTCTTGGGTGCCTCAGCTGGCTGGGGGGGGGGNNNNNNNNNNNNNNNNNNNNNNNNNNNNNNNNNNNNNNNNNNNNNNNNNNNNNNNNNNNNNNNNNNNNNNNNNNNNNNNNNNNNNNNNNNNNNNNNNNNNGGAGGTGGGGGGGCGGCCCGGGCAGGGGGAATCTCGGCCCGAGGGGGTTGGACGCGGCCTCAGTATTGATCTCACAAACAGATGCGCGCTGgcggcccccccgccccccgtgccgccaccgccaccgccgccactgccgccgccgccgcctctgccgctgctgctgccgctgctaccaccaccaccagccccGCCGCTTCCTAGCAAGCTCACTGCTGCCCAAAAGCTCCCAGCCAGGGAACTCCACCAGCCTATTTATCTGAGCCCCGGGAAAGCTCCGTGACGTAGCTGCCCATATATGGACAGACAAAGCCCAGCCGAAGGGGCGCGACGTCACAATGGAAGCTCCTCACAATGGAACATTAGAAAGCAGGAAGCGGGCCGCAGCCAACATGCGGCGCCCGCAACGCTCGCGCACcttaagaaaatgagagaaagagaaaaataaaatagaagaatgaaggaaaattcGAGACGAGAGAGGGAAGCATCCGATCGCAAAGAGTAAAGCGCTCGGCGCGGAGTTGAAAAAGCAGTAACTGCCTATGTGTTTATAGGAGGTCTGCTCTCTGGGAGCGCGCTGGTACcgcgggggagggggctgagtTGTTTGCAAGTGGCCTCCAACACCCCAAGCAGGGATAAAGGGAATTGGAACTACCGGTGAGGTCCCTTTGCAGCCTGGGAACTTCTGGGGAGCCCGGAAGGTGTGCGCTCCGACCCCGCTCCAGCCTCTCCTCTCGCATCTAGGACCCTGCCTGAGACTGACGGACGGGGAGCGCGTCCCTTCCAGGAGGATTCTAGCGGGCCAGGGATCGCAGATCCAGTATCCTCACCACTTTCTGGCGGCTCTCGCTCTGATTTTCCGCAGACACCCCTGCCGCTCCCTGGGACCCTGGCCCTGTGCTGACTCCCCGCCGAGCGCAGCGGCTGGAGACCTTGATGGCTAAAGCGTGGCTGCGTCGGAGGCGAGAGCCCCGCGCTTTTGGGGTCGGGGGTGTGCGGTTTGGGTGGCAAAGAAATAGGAATGAAGTTGAGGGGATAGAAAATATGTGCACCAAATCCCTGATGATTCTCTAACGGTTCCAAAGCACCCCTTTGGCCACGGGATGGCAGGAGGGCCCGGCAGGCCCGGGCGCTGTCGCTTTCTGTTGCTGCCTGCTAAGGGCCCGCCACTGAGTTGCAGCAGGAGCAAGCCGAACCCCCCGTCTCTGAGCCACCTCCTCTagtctctgccctcccccttgcCTTCCACAGGGCTGTCCCCATCGCTGCCTGCCGGCGCCCTGCAGTCAAGGGCCTCCTGTTTGTCGACCGGAACGCTGTCACCTCCCGGAGCGGCAGCAGATCCCGGGGGCGGCTGCTACGTTCCCCGAGGCCTGCTCCGGGAGCGCGCGCGGCCGGGCCGCGGGAGAgcgggaggagagaaagggagcgTGGGGGAGCGACCCCGAATCACACCGGCACCGGCTTGGCGTGGGAGGATTCCCTCCTCGGTGGCCATGTGGGCGCGGTGAATCCCGcgtcccctccttccttccctccaaccgccctccccaccccgtgCGCTGGGGAGTCGGGGTTGGGGGAACGTGCATTtctcagggggagtgggagtgttgacaaggaggaagagaggatccCGGGCCTCACTCCGTGGGAGGGCCACGCGGGCCGGGGACGTGTGGGAGGAACTCCCGAGCTGCTCGTCGTGGTGGGGGTGGATGACAACCTCGCTCCCCTCCCCTCGGCTCGGCGGAGAACCGGGGGAAGGAGGGCCCGGCCTCCCCCGGATCTTCTCTGGTTCTTGGGAAAGGAGGGATTCCCGCCGCCCGCgagccccctcaccccaccccagcccggcCGCCGCTCGCGCCAGGCTCCCCACACCTATACCCGGGAGGCGCTGCGCCCCCGGGCTCTCCTCCGCCTGCGCGGCGCGGGGAGGGTGCGCTCTGCGGCGGTCCTCGGCTCCGGCCGGAATCAGGGCATGCAGCGCCTTCCGCCCCCGGCTCCCTCCCTAGGGGGGCGAGCGGCCGGCTCGGGGGCGTGGGCGGCAGTGTGAGCCCggctgggcgggggaggggccccGGTGGCTGCAGGGAGGGTCGCGGGGCGGCGGGCCAAGCCGGGAAGAGCCATACAAGGAGCGGATCCGGTGACGCGCCGGCCGCGCCCCTTCTCCTCGATTTGGCTGCTGATTCCGGTCCCCGGATTTGCATATTTTGGCATccagtggaaaaggaaagaagaacgGAACCCGCAGCCTTTAAAGGAACCGCACAGACTCTAGCGTCACCTAGAGAGGCGGTCTGGGGGGCGTGAAAAATGAGCCGGCGGCTTGGGCCTCTGGCCGCCGAGCCTGGCGGCAAGGGAGAAGCGGGGAGTGGCGGTGACTGGCGAGTGTCGCCTGCACCTGGCCCCTCGCCTGCTGCGCGGGCACCGGGAGGTGGCAGGGGTCTCCGCGGGTTCCTGACAGGGGCCAGCAGACGCCGCCGGGGCCGCGGCCTTGGGCGAGCGGCAGGCCACCGAACTGACTGCCACTGCCCTTGTTTCTCTGCTCGAGGCACAGCTCAGCCTGCGGGGGTGGTGGGAAGGCGGCGGGAGACCTGCGGGCGGTCCTCCACTCCTGAGGACGCTGCCGCGATGCACCCCCTCCGTATTCGGCCAGACCTCTACCCAGGAGAGGAGAGTCGAGGAGCTGGAAACCCTAGTTGTGGCCGATAGCGGCCCACGTTAGGGAAaacagaggcaggggaagaatTTGGGATCCTTGAGAGCTTCCAGGACCCCAGAGACTGTGGAGGAGTGAGCCATTGGAGACATGGCCGGGAAACATTTCCAGGCTAGCTGCACCTGTTGCACtcaagaaaggagaggagggaggagcagagctTGCCCCCCTGCTCCACCTTCTGCTTACCTGTTGGTGAGCTCGGTTATGAGTCTTTGGGGGCAgattccctccccccacttcttccTACTAGTTCTTGACAAAGAATGGGAACCATCAGTTCAATTAAATAAGTATTCATTAAAACTTCggtgtgacctggggcaaattTCGGAATTTctttcttagcctcagtttccttgtttgtaaattggggtaataatagtacctatggCTTAggaaacttaaaatgaaataatcctCATACTTAAGCTAGCCTCCTGGCAAGCACTCCATAAATGGCAATTACTATCAGTATATATATTCTCCCCCAGCTACCATGCATCTTATGTGTGAGCATAAGTGACCAAGGGATTAAAAAGGGCCAGGTATCCCACATCCGTGTGATCATACACAAGAAGCATGAAAGTTTAttatttaggggaaaaagaaagtctgGTTTGCATGCCAGGTACCTGCTGGGCACTGAGAGATGGTTAAAGAAAGGTCTTCACTCTGTGGGAGCACCAGCCCTGGGTAGCTGGCGGGGGGGTATGAAGTGGGTATGGGGTGTTTGGAATGGTTGCTTATAGACTAATAATCTTCCTGTCTGGTTGCCAAGCCTTGAATTCAGCATAGAAAAAaagctttccttcttccctccccccttctttctcctctccctcctgaacAGGGGCTGAGGTTGATTATCTCCGTTTTATCGGCGGGCTCAGGTGAGAATGCCAAGGGCCTAATTACCTGAACTCCAAGCCCCGGACTTGTTGTGGAGCGAGTAGGCACTGGTTCAGGGCATCCTCAGCCTGGAGATGGTGAAAGGCAGGCCCAGCCCCTCTGCGCTGGGGCCAAGGCCGCCCAGCCCCTGGCTGCTCTCTCCCACGGAACCCGGCTCTCCTTGCTAGCTGCATTCTGGGGACTGCTGCTTTATGGGGGCCATTGGGATGCTTGTCTTGGTGGAAGGATAAAGGGAGGAGTCAATGTGACCCTAGGAATTCACCCCCGAAAAAGGCCAGGTTGTTGCTATGTTTTGGTCCTTAGTTCTGCAGTCACCTCTGAACTTGAGCTCCCATTTTTGCTACAGATATCCAGACCTCAGCAGTCTTACAATAACAgacccaccccccactgcctATTAATCCAATCTGGGGTGTTAGCAATTGTTGCATTGCTCTTCCCAGAGgccatttgcattttaaaagaaaatgcttaagAAGGGTAAGAAATAACCCAAAGGAATGATGCCCTTTGCTTTGCATGATCCTTGGAGATAGTAGCCACTCAGTGCTGGAGGACTGTTTGACTGTCAGTAGCAGGCCCAGTGACAAGCAGCGGATGTCTGGCCTACTACAGAGTGTCTGGTGTTCCTCACATCATTCCAGACACTTGTATACAAGGCCCACTCTGGCAGGATTGCTCTGGACTGACCCTTGCCTCAAGGGTGTTCCATTGCTTTCCATTTTGGGGTGCCCCCCCAGGATGTGCACAGGAGACAGACAGGTCATTGGTGGACTCTGCCTGGCCCGCTGGGTATTCTCGAGGTCATTGCTATTTGTTTGATCATGACAGCCAGCTGAGGCTAGGTGAATTTTGCCTAGAAGCTTTTGGAGGGCAAAGACTGTAGAGAGCCATGAAGACTTTTGAGGGTGTGCTCCTTCTGAAGCCACAGAAGTTGGGTCCATGGGAACCCTGTGGACATAATTCATTGTCTTCATTCTTTACAGCAATCCAGTGAAAACACGTTTAGGGCTGCTCCCTTAACATtcggccttaaaaaaaaaaaaaaaaagtagagtccAAGTTGTTCATTGGAAGATACTGGGCCAAGAAGTGGCcaa of Mustela nigripes isolate SB6536 chromosome 1, MUSNIG.SB6536, whole genome shotgun sequence contains these proteins:
- the EGR3 gene encoding early growth response protein 3 isoform X1; amino-acid sequence: MTGKLAEKLPVTMSSLLNQLPDNLYPEEIPSALNLFSGSSDSVAHYNQMATENVMDIGLTNEKPNPELSYSGSFQPAPGNKTVTYLGKFAFDSPSNWCQDNIISLMSAGILGVPPASGALSTQTSTASMVQPPQGDVEAMYPALPPYSNCSDLYSEPVSFHDPQGNPGLAYSPQDYQSAKPALDSNLFPMIPDYNLYHHPNDMGSIPEHKPFQGMDPIRVNPPPITPLETIKAFKDKQIHPGFGSLPQPPLTLKPIRPRKYPNRPSKTPLHERPHACPAEGCDRRFSRSDELTRHLRIHTGHKPFQCRICMRSFSRSDHLTTHIRTHTGEKPFACEFCGRKFARSDERKRHAKIHLKQKEKKAEKGGAPSASSAPPVSLAPVVTTCA
- the EGR3 gene encoding early growth response protein 3 isoform X2, which produces MEPCAAWSPRGGRENVMDIGLTNEKPNPELSYSGSFQPAPGNKTVTYLGKFAFDSPSNWCQDNIISLMSAGILGVPPASGALSTQTSTASMVQPPQGDVEAMYPALPPYSNCSDLYSEPVSFHDPQGNPGLAYSPQDYQSAKPALDSNLFPMIPDYNLYHHPNDMGSIPEHKPFQGMDPIRVNPPPITPLETIKAFKDKQIHPGFGSLPQPPLTLKPIRPRKYPNRPSKTPLHERPHACPAEGCDRRFSRSDELTRHLRIHTGHKPFQCRICMRSFSRSDHLTTHIRTHTGEKPFACEFCGRKFARSDERKRHAKIHLKQKEKKAEKGGAPSASSAPPVSLAPVVTTCA